The genomic stretch TACGGGTAATCGAGGTGATTTCATCGATCCCGCTGATGCCCGCCAACTGGTCTTCCAGCACGGAAGTAATCTGGTTTTCGATGATGGTCGCCGAAGCGCCTTCATAACGGGTTGAAATCGACACCACCGGACTTTCAATATCCGGCATCTCACGCACTGCGAGTTTGGAAAAGGAAACCATACCGAACACGCACAGCAGCATACTCAGTACGACCGCTGCAACCGGTCTTTTTACCGAGACATCAGACAGCCACATTACAGTTCACCCTCTTTTGTCACCGGTTGACCGGAGACATCCACTTCTGTAATGGTCGCGCCATCTCGCATATTGACGATGCCCTGCACCACAATGTGCTGGCCAATTTCCAAACCATCTTCAATCACCACTTCATTCTCGATTCGCGCGCCGAGATGCACTTCACGCCGGCTGACGATGTTGTCGTCACCAACCACATACACATAACGCTTAGTGCCAGAGTATTCAAGCGCTTGAACCGGAATGATTGGCGCATTGATCGGGGCAAAATCAAGTTGGGCCGACAACAGCATGCCAGGTTTGAGTAAGCCTTGCGGATTCGCGAAATGAATCCGGACCCGCAGGTTAAGCGTTTCCTGATTGATGCGCGAATCAATCGCCACCACGTGGCCTTCAAACATCTCACCCGGCCACGCATTGGTGCGCCCGAGCACTTTCATGTCTTTCTGTAACTTGGAGAGATAACGCTCCGGCACCTGTAAATCGAGCTGCATCAGAGCAAGGTTATCGAGAGTCAGCAATTCTTCGCCGGCACTGACCAGTTTGCCGCGGCTGAAATCGATAAAACCGACCGTGCCGCTAAACGGCGCGGTAATACGCAGATCTTCCAGATTGGCCTGGGCAGCGTTGAGACGCGCCTGGGCGATTTCGACGCTGGCGCGCTGGGCGTCAATTTCGGTCTGGGTAATGGCGTTGCGCTTCACCAGTCGCTCAAACTCGCGCAGTTTACGCTGCTCATCACGCAGATACGCCGCGGCTTCGGTCACCGCTGCACGCGCTTTATCATCATTGAACTGGACCAGCAGTTGATCTTTTTTGA from Vibrio ostreae encodes the following:
- a CDS encoding efflux RND transporter periplasmic adaptor subunit, whose translation is MKKTTRLFVTLLTALTVQPLSAFGASRAIPVVIESVEAHPVSQSLSLVGKLKADQSVDIAPEVTGKVDIIAVKANQQVKKDQLLVQFNDDKARAAVTEAAAYLRDEQRKLREFERLVKRNAITQTEIDAQRASVEIAQARLNAAQANLEDLRITAPFSGTVGFIDFSRGKLVSAGEELLTLDNLALMQLDLQVPERYLSKLQKDMKVLGRTNAWPGEMFEGHVVAIDSRINQETLNLRVRIHFANPQGLLKPGMLLSAQLDFAPINAPIIPVQALEYSGTKRYVYVVGDDNIVSRREVHLGARIENEVVIEDGLEIGQHIVVQGIVNMRDGATITEVDVSGQPVTKEGEL